A window of the Equus asinus isolate D_3611 breed Donkey chromosome 20, EquAss-T2T_v2, whole genome shotgun sequence genome harbors these coding sequences:
- the LOC106830177 gene encoding olfactory receptor 52B4-like has translation MYFPLSVNRKLGPRSSASNISSLNHTGVSHTVFYLLGMPSLEDQHVWISIPYFISYVIALLGNSLLLFIILTRRSLREPMYPFICMLAGADVVLSTCTVPQALAIFWFQAGEISLDRCIIQFFIIHYTFMSESGILLVMAFDHYIAICYPPRYTTILTHALIGKIGVTIFLRSYYMLFPIIFLLKRLTFCHNNIIPHTFCEHIGLAKYACNDIRVNIWYGFSILMLTVVLDVVLIFFSYVLILRAVFHMPSLDARYKALNTCGSHVCVIILFYGPGIFTILTQRFGRHIPPHIHILLSNVCMLAPPMLNPIIYGIKTKQIQEQMVQILFTKQKSL, from the coding sequence atgtattttcctctctctgtgaACAGAAAGTTAGGTCCAAGGTCATCTGCTTCCAATATATCTTCCTTAAACCACACTGGTGTTAGCCACACAGTCTTTTACTTGCTTGGCATGCCAAGCCTAGAGGACCAGCACGTGTGGATTTCCATTCCCTACTTCATTTCCTATGTCATTGCCCTGCTTGGGAACAGCCTGCTCCTTTTCATTATCCTCACAAGGCGCAGCCTCCGTGAACCCATGTACCCCTTCATCTGCATGCTGGCTGGAGCAGATGTTGTCCTCTCCACGTGCACAGTACCTCAGGCCTTGGCCATCTTCTGGTTCCAGGCTGGAGAGATCTCCCTGGATCGCTGCATCATTCAGTTCTTTATCATCCACTACACTTTTATGTCTGAGTCTGGCATCTTGCTGGTGATGGCATTTGACCACTACATTGCCATATGTTACCCACCGAGATACACCACTATTCTTACACATGCACTGATTGGGAAAATTGGCGTGACTATCTTTCTGAGAAGTTATTATATGCTTTTCCCcataatatttcttttgaaaagattGACTTTCTGCCACAATAATATTATTCCGCATACGTTTTGTGAACACATTGGCTTGGCCAAATATGCTTGTAATGACATTCGAGTGAACATCTGGTACGGGTTTTCCATCCTAATGTTAACAGTAGTTTTAGATGttgtgctaatttttttttcctatgtgttGATTCTCCGTGCTGTCTTCCACATGCCTTCTCTAGACGCTCGCTATAAAGCTCTCAACACGTGTGGCTCCCATGTCTGCGTCATCATCCTCTTTTATGGGCCTGGAATCTTCACAATCCTTACTCAGCGGTTTGGACGCCACATTCCACCTCATATCCATATTTTATTGTCTAATGTCTGCATGCTTGCTCCACCTATGCTGAATCCCATCATTTATGGGATAAAGACCAAGCAAATCCAAGAGCAGATGGTTCAGATATTGTTTACAAAGCAGAAATCGCTTTGA